In the genome of Deltaproteobacteria bacterium, one region contains:
- a CDS encoding 3'-phosphoadenosine 5'-phosphosulfate sulfotransferase (PAPS reductase)/FAD synthetase: MSGTGGGSNVVSLSGGKDSTAMLHMMLERGEEIHSAVFFDTGWEFPEMHDYIDLVELKTGIEVVRLTHPQGFDYWLFEREIVAKKGPNKGKIHRLGNGWPSPFRRWCTREKVGCIMKYQKTVPNCVPCIGYAADEKHRVRPGPQRYPLIEYGVTEEQALAYCRKLGYTWGGLYDIFKRVSCWCCPLQSLKDLRLLRKHRPELWEKLLEMDAKQPEHSAGFKDYWRVAQLDDRFSREELYPDDMPKHVVRRMMKQRQLNVFEFVW; this comes from the coding sequence ATGAGTGGGACGGGTGGAGGAAGCAACGTCGTCTCCCTATCTGGAGGAAAAGACTCAACCGCCATGCTCCACATGATGCTGGAGCGTGGTGAGGAAATCCACTCTGCAGTCTTTTTCGATACAGGGTGGGAGTTTCCAGAGATGCACGATTATATTGATTTGGTTGAGCTGAAAACTGGGATTGAGGTAGTGCGGCTCACTCATCCTCAAGGATTTGATTACTGGTTGTTTGAGCGCGAAATAGTCGCAAAAAAAGGCCCAAATAAAGGCAAAATACATCGCCTAGGAAACGGATGGCCGTCTCCGTTTCGCCGTTGGTGTACCAGGGAAAAAGTCGGATGCATCATGAAGTATCAAAAGACAGTGCCGAATTGCGTGCCATGCATTGGCTACGCAGCAGACGAAAAACACCGCGTAAGACCTGGGCCACAACGCTACCCGCTAATTGAATACGGAGTCACCGAAGAACAGGCGCTCGCATACTGCCGGAAACTTGGCTACACCTGGGGAGGTCTGTACGACATTTTTAAACGGGTATCCTGCTGGTGCTGCCCGTTGCAATCGCTAAAGGATCTGCGGTTGCTGCGAAAACACCGCCCTGAACTGTGGGAAAAGTTGCTCGAAATGGATGCAAAACAACCCGAACACTCAGCAGGATTCAAGGATTATTGGCGAGTAGCGCAACTGGATGATCGGTTTTCTCGGGAAGAGCTTTATCCAGATGATATGCCGAAACACGTTGTGCGACGAATGATGAAGCAGCGACAACTAAACGTTTTTGAGTTTGTTTGGTGA